The proteins below come from a single Roseiflexus sp. RS-1 genomic window:
- the era gene encoding GTPase Era, which yields MITLLYDPDAGTLFWRFIETAEEDASLESECDATLLLDAQGQIIGIELALDESINDDDLTQALAHPQVSFDASERTLTVNLVGEEPASVQPLEEPAILDFDPDEQLLGFEVLPADEFELEHRLERLAHFLVQRDEERQDDGEEPATALPPATRPMMPEGPHRSGFVALVGRPNVGKSTLLNALLGQKVAIVSPKPQTTRTAIRGILSRPDAQIVFVDTPGIHEPRNRLGAYMVKQARRAIPDADVVCMVVDISRPPGSLDERIAALVRKAQARRMLVLNKIDLPTRSGNEHLQAYRALAPWDMEVAVSALRGQGLDALVDEIVRLLPEGPPLYPEGQVTDQSERELAAELVREQVLRHTQQEVPHSVAVEVEEWEEKEKITYIRMTILVERESQKAILIGAGGSMLKKIGSGARLAIEDMLGRPVYLDLWVKARDHWRDDPNALRWLGYTE from the coding sequence ATGATCACTCTTCTCTATGACCCGGACGCCGGGACTCTCTTCTGGCGCTTCATCGAAACCGCCGAAGAAGACGCCTCGCTCGAAAGTGAATGCGATGCCACGCTCCTGCTCGATGCGCAGGGGCAGATTATCGGCATCGAACTTGCCCTGGACGAATCGATCAACGATGATGACCTGACCCAGGCGCTGGCGCATCCACAGGTGTCGTTCGATGCGTCGGAACGCACGCTGACCGTCAACCTCGTCGGTGAAGAACCGGCGTCGGTGCAACCGCTGGAGGAGCCAGCCATCCTCGATTTCGACCCGGACGAGCAGTTGCTGGGGTTCGAGGTGCTGCCAGCCGATGAGTTCGAACTGGAACATCGCCTGGAACGCCTGGCGCATTTCCTGGTTCAACGCGACGAGGAGCGTCAGGACGACGGGGAAGAACCGGCAACCGCTCTGCCGCCTGCCACGCGCCCGATGATGCCCGAAGGTCCCCATCGCTCCGGGTTCGTTGCGCTGGTCGGACGCCCCAACGTTGGCAAATCGACGCTGCTCAATGCGCTGCTCGGGCAAAAGGTCGCTATCGTTTCTCCCAAGCCGCAAACAACGCGCACTGCCATTCGCGGGATTCTGAGTCGTCCTGATGCCCAGATCGTTTTTGTGGATACACCCGGCATCCACGAGCCGCGTAACCGCCTTGGCGCGTATATGGTCAAACAGGCACGCCGCGCCATCCCCGACGCCGATGTGGTCTGCATGGTAGTGGATATCTCGCGCCCGCCGGGAAGCCTCGATGAACGGATTGCCGCGCTGGTGCGCAAAGCGCAGGCGCGTCGCATGCTGGTGCTCAACAAGATCGACCTCCCCACCAGATCCGGGAATGAACACCTGCAAGCGTACCGTGCCCTTGCCCCATGGGATATGGAAGTCGCCGTCTCGGCGTTGCGCGGTCAGGGTCTCGATGCCCTGGTGGACGAGATTGTGCGCCTGCTGCCGGAAGGTCCGCCCCTCTACCCGGAAGGACAGGTGACCGATCAGAGCGAACGCGAACTGGCTGCCGAACTGGTGCGCGAGCAGGTCTTGCGCCATACGCAGCAGGAAGTGCCCCACAGCGTGGCGGTCGAAGTCGAAGAGTGGGAAGAGAAAGAAAAGATCACCTACATTCGGATGACCATCCTGGTTGAACGCGAGTCGCAAAAAGCCATCCTGATCGGCGCCGGCGGCAGTATGCTCAAGAAGATTGGCAGCGGTGCGCGCCTCGCCATTGAGGACATGCTTGGACGACCCGTCTATCTCGATCTGTGGGTCAAAGCGCGCGACCACTGGCGCGATGACCCGAATGCGCTTCGCTGGCTCGGATACACTGAATAG
- a CDS encoding DNA methyltransferase: MAEQRIFTLENVTIYHQDAALVYQDWPTPDVIISDGGYGVSGFKGDAREPAELKAWYLGHIQSWSRYSRPGTTLWFWNTEIGWAIVHPVLDEHGWEYVGCNIWNKGIQHIAGNCNLPVLKGFPVVTEVCVQYVRRAEFYHEGELLSLKEWLRNEWERTGLPMYKTNEACGVINAASRKYFTRDHLWYAPPPEIFERMVKYANKYGNPKGRPYFSFDGKRPANQDEYKRIFPTFKGRYGVTNVWNHPPLHNEERLRIRGSGKYAHLNQKPIKLIELIIEASSNPGDVIWEPFGGLCTAGLVSCLMSRIAYCAEIDEHIFKMAVSRMEEQVQKARQQPLLLEHLTQYEVN; this comes from the coding sequence ATGGCTGAACAACGCATATTCACATTAGAAAATGTTACCATCTACCATCAAGACGCTGCTCTCGTTTACCAGGATTGGCCAACTCCCGATGTCATTATTTCTGATGGCGGATATGGGGTGTCAGGGTTTAAGGGCGACGCCAGAGAACCTGCGGAACTGAAAGCGTGGTATCTCGGTCATATCCAATCGTGGTCGCGCTACTCCAGACCCGGCACAACGCTCTGGTTCTGGAACACCGAGATTGGATGGGCGATCGTACATCCAGTGCTCGACGAGCATGGCTGGGAGTATGTTGGGTGCAATATCTGGAATAAGGGTATTCAACATATTGCCGGCAATTGTAATTTGCCGGTCTTGAAAGGTTTTCCGGTCGTTACAGAGGTCTGCGTACAATATGTTCGACGTGCAGAATTTTACCATGAAGGAGAATTATTAAGTTTGAAAGAATGGCTGAGAAATGAATGGGAAAGAACAGGTTTGCCAATGTACAAAACCAATGAGGCTTGCGGGGTAATAAATGCCGCATCGAGAAAGTATTTTACACGAGATCATTTATGGTACGCTCCTCCACCTGAAATATTCGAACGAATGGTCAAATACGCCAACAAATACGGCAACCCCAAAGGAAGGCCTTATTTTTCATTTGACGGAAAAAGACCAGCAAATCAGGATGAATATAAAAGAATATTCCCTACATTCAAAGGGAGATATGGAGTAACTAATGTCTGGAATCATCCTCCTCTCCATAACGAAGAAAGACTTAGAATACGAGGATCAGGGAAGTATGCTCACTTGAATCAAAAGCCAATCAAGTTGATTGAACTTATCATTGAAGCCTCTTCTAATCCAGGAGATGTTATATGGGAACCTTTTGGCGGTCTTTGCACAGCAGGGTTGGTTTCCTGCCTGATGTCCCGAATAGCCTATTGTGCAGAAATTGATGAACATATTTTCAAAATGGCGGTTTCCAGGATGGAAGAGCAAGTTCAAAAAGCCAGACAACAACCTCTCCTACTTGAACATCTGACTCAATATGAGGTCAACTGA
- a CDS encoding DUF4230 domain-containing protein, producing MPRHDDETEEEEERPRPLRRRELRRESLMERRLRRARGEDVDDVIEEEPLYLPYDPVRTVRYGVPLAGGGCAATALYVALGAITVVLLLMLFWQQVVATFAPNVPQQVLQVIATPTPTIRDRGGAIQQMKNLNRLETQRFSIERVVEASTARGDPLDALLGERLLLIASGDVVAGVDLSKLTERDIIISPDGASVTLTLPASEIFSARLNNERTRVYDRQTRLLTQLTGGQDPNLETQARQEAERQILAAACENGIMQRAADEAKRSMEQFLRLLEFEQITVIATPGPCVVEQR from the coding sequence ATGCCTCGCCACGATGACGAAACCGAAGAAGAGGAGGAACGACCGCGTCCGCTCCGCCGCCGGGAACTGCGCCGCGAGTCGCTGATGGAGCGTCGCCTGCGCCGCGCGCGCGGTGAAGATGTGGACGATGTAATCGAAGAGGAGCCGCTGTATCTCCCGTATGACCCGGTCAGAACGGTTCGCTACGGTGTGCCGCTGGCGGGAGGAGGATGCGCGGCGACGGCGCTGTACGTGGCGCTCGGCGCCATCACCGTCGTGCTGCTGCTTATGCTCTTCTGGCAACAGGTCGTTGCGACATTTGCGCCGAATGTGCCGCAGCAGGTCTTGCAGGTGATTGCAACCCCCACGCCGACAATCCGTGATCGGGGCGGCGCGATTCAGCAGATGAAGAACCTCAACCGCCTGGAAACGCAGCGTTTCTCTATCGAGCGGGTGGTCGAAGCTTCAACAGCGCGGGGTGATCCGCTCGACGCGCTCCTTGGCGAGCGCCTGCTGCTGATCGCCAGCGGCGATGTGGTTGCCGGGGTCGATCTGAGCAAACTGACCGAGCGCGACATCATCATTTCGCCTGATGGCGCCAGCGTCACGCTTACCCTTCCCGCCTCCGAAATTTTCAGCGCGCGCCTGAACAACGAACGCACCCGCGTCTACGACCGCCAGACACGCCTGCTCACCCAACTGACCGGCGGACAGGATCCGAACCTGGAGACGCAGGCGCGCCAGGAGGCGGAACGCCAGATTCTGGCAGCGGCATGCGAAAATGGCATCATGCAGCGCGCCGCCGATGAAGCCAAACGCTCGATGGAGCAGTTTCTCCGCCTGCTCGAATTCGAGCAGATCACCGTGATTGCAACGCCGGGACCGTGCGTTGTTGAACAGCGGTAA
- a CDS encoding ubiquinone/menaquinone biosynthesis methyltransferase has protein sequence MSTTVLPPPDKKAEYVERMFSRIAPGYDTMNGIITLGLDREWRATTVALAAPPSCGRALDIGTGTGDFLVELTAWMPDGLAVGVDFTVPMMRAGLPKIRDRRAVFVAGDALKLPFADESFDAITTGFTLRNVTDIAAAFREMWRVARVGATVACLEVARPRHPLLRAGHWFYFQRIVPLMARALGADPEAYTYLPQSARIFPPPEELAQIMRAAGWSDVTYRLVGLGAAAIHTGIKRG, from the coding sequence ATGAGCACAACAGTGTTACCGCCGCCCGACAAAAAAGCCGAATATGTCGAGCGGATGTTCAGCCGGATTGCGCCCGGCTACGATACCATGAACGGCATCATAACCCTGGGGTTGGACCGGGAGTGGCGCGCGACGACGGTTGCCCTTGCCGCGCCGCCGAGTTGCGGTCGCGCGCTCGATATTGGCACCGGCACCGGCGACTTCCTGGTGGAACTGACGGCGTGGATGCCGGACGGACTGGCGGTCGGGGTGGATTTTACCGTGCCGATGATGCGCGCTGGTCTCCCCAAGATCAGGGACAGACGCGCAGTGTTTGTGGCGGGTGACGCACTGAAGCTGCCGTTCGCCGATGAGAGTTTCGACGCCATCACAACCGGCTTTACCCTGCGGAATGTGACCGACATTGCCGCAGCATTCCGCGAAATGTGGCGGGTCGCGCGTGTCGGTGCAACCGTCGCGTGCCTGGAAGTCGCCCGCCCGCGCCACCCGCTGCTGCGAGCAGGACACTGGTTCTATTTCCAGCGGATTGTGCCGTTGATGGCGCGCGCGCTCGGCGCCGATCCTGAAGCCTACACCTACCTGCCGCAGTCGGCGCGCATTTTCCCGCCGCCGGAAGAACTGGCGCAGATCATGCGCGCAGCCGGCTGGAGCGACGTGACGTACCGCCTGGTGGGGTTGGGGGCGGCCGCCATCCATACCGGCATCAAACGCGGGTAA
- a CDS encoding type III pantothenate kinase: MLLTIDIGNTNIKIGVYQDERLTAHWRVTTERHRLADEYLVLLHNLFDLGGIDPREIDGCAISCVVPPLTGEFRTLCRTYFRVEPLMVNATTPTGLRYNVDTPAELGADRIANSLAAFRRYGGPVIVLAFGTATTFDVITADGEYIGGAIAPGIGISADALFRLAAKLYQVELVRPPSVIGKNTIHHMQSGVILGYAGLVEGLVNRMQAELGTSCPVVATGGLAELIAAETEAITTVEPYLTLEGLRLIYEMNRS, from the coding sequence ATGCTGCTCACGATCGACATTGGCAACACGAATATCAAAATCGGCGTCTATCAGGATGAGCGTCTCACGGCGCACTGGCGTGTTACGACGGAACGCCATCGGCTTGCTGACGAATACCTGGTGCTCTTGCACAATCTGTTCGACCTTGGCGGCATCGATCCGCGTGAGATTGATGGGTGCGCCATCTCGTGCGTGGTGCCGCCGCTGACCGGTGAGTTCCGCACGCTGTGCCGCACCTACTTCCGTGTCGAGCCGCTGATGGTCAACGCAACAACGCCAACCGGGCTGCGCTACAACGTCGATACGCCTGCTGAGCTTGGCGCCGACCGGATCGCCAACTCGCTGGCAGCCTTCCGCCGGTATGGCGGTCCGGTCATTGTGCTGGCATTCGGCACGGCCACCACCTTCGATGTGATCACCGCCGATGGCGAGTATATCGGCGGTGCGATTGCTCCCGGCATCGGCATTTCCGCCGATGCGCTCTTCCGCCTGGCGGCGAAGCTCTATCAGGTCGAACTGGTGCGTCCGCCGAGTGTTATCGGGAAGAATACGATCCATCATATGCAGTCGGGTGTCATCCTGGGATATGCCGGGCTGGTCGAGGGATTGGTGAATCGAATGCAGGCTGAACTGGGCACATCCTGCCCGGTGGTGGCTACGGGGGGATTGGCGGAATTGATCGCCGCCGAAACTGAAGCCATTACCACGGTTGAACCGTATCTTACGCTGGAAGGATTGCGACTGATCTACGAAATGAATCGCTCATGA
- a CDS encoding asparaginase codes for MKKVIVVTTGGSIAFKRNAATGAIVPIDGEDMLAQLMNSGIAAEFSEFSSLPGSHITPAQGLELARQIDTLLDDETVSGVVVTHGTDTLEETAYLLDLTISRDKPVIITGAARPPTTPGYDGLSNLASAIHVAAATEVRETGVLVVFAGQIFAAADVQKIYNQSIEAFAAPGSGPIGWIVADRIWLRHRPAQRMHIPCMHLEERVDLITLGQGSDDRLLRHAIADRVAGIVIEAFGSGRVPPWWLPAIQEALAQRIMVVIATRTGNGVLYDEYGYVGAYHDLARLGVLFAHHLNGPKARIKLMLALGAVRRPEDVRVWFP; via the coding sequence GTGAAGAAGGTCATTGTTGTCACAACCGGCGGGAGTATTGCATTCAAACGCAACGCAGCAACCGGCGCCATCGTTCCAATCGATGGCGAGGATATGCTCGCCCAACTGATGAACAGCGGCATTGCGGCAGAATTCAGCGAATTCAGCAGTCTGCCGGGCAGCCACATTACTCCAGCTCAGGGGTTGGAACTCGCGCGCCAGATTGATACGCTCCTGGACGACGAGACGGTGTCTGGCGTCGTCGTCACGCATGGAACCGATACGCTGGAAGAGACGGCATATCTCCTCGATCTGACCATCAGCCGTGACAAACCGGTGATCATCACCGGCGCTGCGCGTCCTCCAACGACCCCTGGCTACGATGGTTTGTCCAATCTCGCCAGCGCTATCCATGTCGCGGCAGCAACGGAAGTGCGCGAGACTGGCGTGCTGGTTGTGTTTGCCGGACAGATCTTCGCTGCCGCCGACGTGCAAAAGATATACAATCAATCCATCGAGGCGTTTGCCGCGCCCGGATCGGGTCCGATCGGCTGGATCGTGGCAGATCGCATCTGGTTGCGTCACCGTCCGGCGCAGCGGATGCACATTCCCTGTATGCACCTCGAAGAGCGGGTCGATCTCATCACCCTCGGTCAGGGAAGTGACGACCGGTTGCTGCGCCATGCAATTGCCGATCGCGTAGCCGGGATCGTCATCGAAGCATTTGGCAGCGGTCGCGTGCCTCCCTGGTGGTTGCCCGCCATTCAGGAAGCGCTTGCGCAACGCATTATGGTCGTGATTGCGACGCGCACCGGTAATGGTGTTCTGTACGATGAGTACGGCTACGTTGGCGCCTACCATGACCTTGCCCGCCTGGGAGTGCTGTTCGCCCATCACCTGAACGGTCCAAAAGCGCGGATCAAACTGATGCTGGCGTTGGGCGCGGTGCGCCGTCCGGAGGATGTGCGCGTCTGGTTCCCGTAG
- a CDS encoding class I SAM-dependent DNA methyltransferase produces MEVKEGVPTEHMPGETSDIYHAYAPFYDGSGQIRFAVLFAHYLLGDILPRHPVAGRRVLDLACGTGTLALVLADAGWQVIGIDRSPAMLAIARNRAQTVEPAFRPCFIEADMRRFWQTADRGIDCEWFNQVQPDSFHLVTCTYDSLNYMLTEEDLAACFATAAKALVSGGLFLGDMNTRHFLEHEWGEVEIIERPGFIQINRSRFDPETACSTMRLIGFVGNDDDGYERFEEIHVERAYPPETVAALITGAGLMIEAVYDCFTTQPISERTQRIVWVARKR; encoded by the coding sequence ATGGAAGTTAAAGAAGGCGTCCCAACCGAGCATATGCCCGGTGAAACATCCGATATTTATCACGCTTATGCGCCCTTCTACGACGGGAGTGGTCAGATCCGATTTGCAGTCCTGTTCGCTCACTACCTCCTGGGCGACATCCTGCCCCGGCATCCGGTCGCCGGGCGCCGGGTTCTTGATCTCGCCTGCGGCACGGGAACCCTGGCGCTCGTTCTTGCCGACGCCGGATGGCAGGTCATCGGCATCGACCGATCGCCAGCAATGCTCGCAATTGCACGCAACCGCGCGCAAACAGTGGAACCCGCCTTCCGTCCATGCTTCATCGAGGCGGATATGCGACGATTCTGGCAGACAGCAGACCGGGGCATTGATTGCGAGTGGTTCAACCAGGTGCAGCCAGATTCCTTTCATCTGGTCACCTGCACCTACGACAGCCTCAACTATATGCTGACCGAAGAAGACCTGGCGGCGTGCTTCGCAACCGCTGCCAAAGCACTGGTTTCAGGAGGATTGTTCCTTGGAGACATGAACACGCGCCACTTTCTCGAGCATGAGTGGGGCGAGGTTGAGATCATCGAACGGCCCGGTTTCATTCAGATCAATCGCAGTCGTTTCGACCCGGAAACCGCCTGTTCGACAATGCGCCTGATCGGGTTTGTCGGTAACGACGATGACGGGTACGAACGCTTCGAGGAGATCCATGTCGAACGCGCCTATCCGCCAGAAACGGTCGCAGCATTGATCACCGGCGCCGGGTTGATGATCGAAGCAGTGTATGATTGTTTCACCACGCAACCGATCAGCGAGCGCACGCAGCGCATTGTATGGGTTGCCCGGAAGCGGTAG
- a CDS encoding Gfo/Idh/MocA family protein has protein sequence MAPQPVRTVMIGCGGMARYHLRTMYELRGSTQIVAVCEPSPSAYEATAALFEQAGVAPPPNEPDLEKLLAEYRGKLDAAFIITPHAYHHNQAKVCMEAGLDVLLEKPMVMNADEALSLIETRDRTGRLLVVAFPGSLSPNVRTAVALLRSGAFGRLLTISGVVWQNWGPMTVGSWRQQPELSGGGFLFDTGAHLLNTVVDLAGEDIAEVAAYLDNQGRPVETLGTVIARLRSGALITLHACGEAIPSCHSDVRVFCERAILYTGVWGERLEVQYNGDKPPAAIPVPESRGVWEQFLAVRAGKQENPCPPEVGLRMARLWDAIQASAARGGASVRVVEG, from the coding sequence ATGGCTCCCCAACCTGTACGCACGGTGATGATCGGATGTGGCGGCATGGCGCGTTACCATCTGCGCACCATGTATGAACTACGCGGCAGCACGCAGATTGTTGCCGTATGCGAACCGTCGCCATCCGCTTATGAAGCCACTGCTGCCCTCTTCGAGCAGGCTGGCGTCGCGCCGCCGCCCAACGAGCCGGACCTGGAGAAACTCCTCGCGGAGTATCGCGGCAAACTGGACGCAGCGTTCATCATCACGCCCCATGCCTATCATCACAATCAGGCAAAGGTATGCATGGAAGCCGGTCTCGACGTGCTGCTCGAAAAACCAATGGTCATGAACGCCGACGAGGCGCTCAGCCTGATCGAAACCCGTGATCGCACCGGACGATTGCTGGTGGTCGCGTTTCCTGGAAGCCTCTCGCCCAATGTGCGTACCGCTGTCGCACTGCTACGTTCCGGCGCATTCGGTCGTCTGCTGACGATCAGCGGCGTCGTCTGGCAGAACTGGGGACCGATGACCGTCGGTTCATGGCGACAGCAACCAGAGTTGTCCGGCGGCGGGTTCCTGTTCGATACCGGCGCGCACCTGTTGAACACCGTCGTCGATCTGGCAGGCGAGGATATCGCCGAGGTTGCGGCATACCTGGACAATCAGGGGCGTCCGGTTGAAACGCTGGGCACCGTCATTGCACGCTTGCGGTCAGGGGCGTTGATCACGCTGCATGCGTGTGGCGAAGCCATTCCGTCGTGCCATTCGGACGTGCGGGTCTTCTGCGAGCGCGCCATTCTGTACACCGGGGTCTGGGGCGAGCGGCTCGAGGTGCAGTACAACGGCGACAAACCGCCAGCTGCGATCCCTGTGCCCGAATCGCGCGGCGTATGGGAACAGTTCCTGGCGGTACGCGCCGGCAAACAGGAGAACCCATGCCCGCCGGAAGTGGGACTGCGGATGGCGCGTCTGTGGGATGCCATCCAGGCGTCGGCTGCGCGCGGCGGCGCATCGGTTCGTGTCGTTGAAGGTTGA